One segment of Thermococcus profundus DNA contains the following:
- a CDS encoding glucodextranase DOMON-like domain-containing protein, producing the protein MLRGRMKFGLSLLLIGFMALSVFSMGFGRADESGQPKPLNVIIVWHQHQPYYYDPVLGVYTRPWVRLHAANNYWKMAHYLSEYPEVHATIDLSGSLIAQLADYMHGKEDILQIISYKLANGAPLTLDDKWQMLQVPGGFFDHTIPWNGEPVTDKNGNPARDFWDHYTELKDKLMNAKQKYANLPLDEQKVAITNEFTEQDYIDLAVYFNLAWIDYEYIMEHPELKAIYDKVDEGGYTRDDLKTVLDAQTWLLNHTFEEHEKINYLLGNGNVEVTVVPYAHPIGPILNDFGWESDFDAHVKKAHELYKEYLGNGTVTPRGGWAAESALNDKTLEILANNGWQWVMTDQMVLQKMGIPNTIDNYYHPWVAQFGDKKIYLFPRNHDLSDRVGFRYSGMNQEQAVEDFVGELLKIQKQNYDGSLVYVVTLDGENPWEHYPYDGKLFLTKLYEKLTELQKEGLIRTVTPSEYIQLYGDKANQLTPKNMRYLDLASNPEALTKAQSLNELYDMIGVDGEHQWPESSWIDGTLSTWIGEPQESYAWYWLYKARKTLMEKKDAMDISSWENANEYLLRAEASDWFWWYGQDQDSGQDFAFDRYFKTYLYEIYRLSNATIPDYLYGNYFPDGEPYVKRALDGLKEDQVNTYSSLSPMAKSVSVYFDSEGLHFVVTGNLSEFEVSIWEPNRHVGNTFTLLQNRPEGLRYTTWPYSADSVGLMITKHVVYVNGTAILYNATDYENSETLGNLTVNAENGSIDVVVPFDYIESPSDFYFAVSTVKDGNLEVISTPVELKLPVQVKGAVIADIKDPEGDDHGPGTYTYPTDGVFKPGAFDLLRFRMLEQTDGYVMEFYFKNLGDNPWNGPNGFSLQIIEVYLDFKEGGNSSAIKMFPDGPGANVNLDPDHPWDVALRIAGWDYGNIIVLPNGTAIQGEMKISADPTKNAIIVKVPKKYIQINEDYGLWGDVLVGSQDGYGPDKWRPVAVQAEQWKLGGGDVDAIINGVQPRVVDELVPAGFTPTQEEQLSSYDAENAERATVKAIPILKTGIVVRDPEGDDHGPGTYTYPTDPVFVPGAFDLLKFKLVDEDDHWHMEFYFKNLGDNPWNGPNGFSLQIIEAYFDFRDGGNSSAIKMFPDGPGANVNLDPDHPWDIALRIAGWDYGNLIVLPNGTSYQGEMKISADPTKNAIMVDLPKRYMPEPGKYGLYAAVLTGSQDGYGPDKWRPVAVQAEQWKVGGGDVDAIIAGVEPRVMDLLAPEGFTPTQEDQLQSYDAENGHRATVLMIPLIEGTGAGGTTTTTTTQTTTTTTTTQTTTTTTTTTTTTTTAPATTTTTTFPGSGSGSTTTTVSTTTTIQPTTTTTTTTTTTTTTSPQGTTTTSSSKGGGRICGPAALVGLAIIPLLIRRRE; encoded by the coding sequence ATGTTGAGAGGAAGGATGAAATTCGGCCTTTCCCTGCTCCTGATAGGGTTCATGGCCCTGAGCGTGTTCAGCATGGGCTTCGGCAGGGCCGACGAGAGCGGTCAGCCGAAGCCACTTAACGTCATAATAGTGTGGCACCAGCACCAGCCATACTACTACGACCCCGTCCTCGGTGTTTACACGAGGCCGTGGGTCAGGCTCCACGCGGCCAACAACTACTGGAAGATGGCCCACTACCTAAGCGAGTACCCAGAGGTGCACGCCACGATAGACCTCTCGGGCTCCCTCATAGCCCAGCTCGCTGACTACATGCACGGCAAGGAGGACATCCTTCAGATAATAAGCTACAAACTCGCAAACGGGGCACCGCTCACCCTCGATGACAAGTGGCAGATGCTCCAGGTTCCGGGTGGCTTCTTCGACCACACGATCCCCTGGAACGGCGAGCCAGTAACAGATAAGAACGGGAACCCCGCGAGGGACTTCTGGGATCACTACACCGAGCTCAAAGACAAGCTCATGAACGCAAAGCAGAAGTACGCGAACCTTCCCCTTGACGAGCAGAAGGTTGCGATAACCAACGAGTTCACGGAACAGGACTACATAGACCTCGCGGTTTATTTCAACCTCGCCTGGATCGACTACGAGTACATAATGGAACACCCCGAACTCAAGGCCATCTACGACAAAGTTGACGAGGGCGGCTACACGAGGGACGACCTCAAGACCGTTCTCGATGCCCAGACCTGGCTTCTCAACCACACCTTCGAGGAGCACGAGAAGATAAACTACCTCCTCGGCAACGGGAACGTTGAGGTTACCGTCGTCCCCTACGCACACCCGATAGGGCCGATACTCAACGACTTCGGCTGGGAGAGCGACTTCGACGCCCACGTCAAGAAGGCCCATGAGCTCTACAAGGAGTACCTCGGCAACGGAACCGTCACACCCAGGGGCGGCTGGGCGGCCGAGAGCGCCCTCAACGACAAGACCCTTGAGATACTCGCCAACAACGGCTGGCAGTGGGTCATGACCGACCAGATGGTTCTCCAAAAGATGGGCATTCCGAACACAATTGACAACTACTACCACCCGTGGGTGGCCCAGTTCGGGGACAAGAAGATCTACCTCTTCCCGAGGAATCACGACCTCAGCGACCGCGTCGGCTTCCGCTACTCTGGAATGAACCAGGAGCAGGCGGTTGAGGACTTTGTCGGCGAGCTCCTAAAGATCCAGAAGCAGAACTACGACGGTTCCCTCGTCTACGTGGTCACGCTCGACGGTGAGAACCCATGGGAGCACTACCCCTACGATGGAAAGCTCTTCCTAACCAAGCTCTACGAAAAGCTTACCGAGCTCCAGAAAGAGGGGCTCATAAGGACGGTTACCCCAAGCGAGTATATCCAGCTCTACGGCGACAAGGCCAACCAGCTCACCCCGAAGAACATGAGGTACCTCGACCTTGCGAGCAACCCTGAAGCCCTCACAAAGGCGCAGAGCCTCAACGAGCTCTACGACATGATCGGGGTTGATGGAGAGCACCAGTGGCCCGAATCCAGCTGGATCGACGGAACGCTCTCGACTTGGATAGGCGAGCCCCAGGAGAGCTACGCCTGGTACTGGCTTTACAAAGCCAGAAAGACCCTGATGGAAAAGAAAGACGCCATGGACATCTCCAGCTGGGAGAACGCCAATGAGTACCTCCTCCGTGCGGAGGCCAGCGACTGGTTCTGGTGGTACGGCCAGGATCAGGACAGCGGGCAGGACTTCGCCTTCGACCGCTACTTCAAGACATACCTCTACGAGATCTACCGCCTCTCCAACGCCACAATTCCGGACTACCTCTACGGCAACTACTTCCCAGACGGCGAGCCCTACGTAAAGCGCGCCCTTGACGGCCTTAAAGAGGACCAGGTGAACACGTACTCAAGTCTCTCACCAATGGCAAAGAGCGTCAGCGTCTACTTTGACTCAGAGGGACTTCACTTCGTAGTCACCGGAAACCTGAGCGAGTTCGAGGTCAGCATCTGGGAACCCAACAGACACGTTGGAAACACCTTCACCCTGCTCCAGAACAGGCCCGAGGGGCTCAGGTATACCACCTGGCCGTACTCAGCGGACAGCGTTGGACTCATGATAACGAAGCACGTTGTCTACGTGAACGGAACCGCAATTCTCTACAACGCCACGGACTACGAGAACAGCGAGACCCTCGGAAACCTCACCGTTAACGCGGAGAACGGAAGCATCGATGTCGTTGTTCCCTTCGACTACATAGAGAGCCCAAGCGACTTCTACTTCGCGGTCTCAACCGTCAAGGATGGGAACCTCGAGGTCATAAGCACCCCCGTCGAGCTGAAGCTCCCGGTTCAGGTTAAGGGAGCGGTAATAGCCGACATCAAGGATCCCGAAGGGGACGACCACGGGCCGGGAACCTACACTTACCCGACTGACGGAGTATTCAAGCCCGGAGCCTTCGACCTCCTCCGCTTCAGGATGCTCGAGCAGACCGACGGATACGTGATGGAGTTCTACTTCAAGAACCTCGGCGACAACCCGTGGAACGGACCGAACGGCTTCAGCCTCCAGATCATTGAAGTCTACCTCGACTTCAAAGAGGGAGGGAACTCCTCAGCAATCAAGATGTTCCCGGACGGGCCAGGAGCGAATGTGAACCTCGATCCCGATCACCCATGGGACGTGGCTCTGAGAATCGCCGGCTGGGACTACGGGAACATCATTGTCCTGCCAAACGGCACCGCGATACAGGGTGAAATGAAGATCTCAGCTGATCCCACGAAGAACGCAATAATCGTTAAGGTGCCCAAGAAGTACATCCAGATAAACGAGGACTACGGCCTCTGGGGAGACGTCCTAGTCGGCTCTCAGGATGGTTACGGGCCTGACAAGTGGAGGCCCGTGGCAGTCCAGGCCGAGCAGTGGAAACTCGGAGGCGGAGACGTCGATGCTATCATAAACGGCGTCCAGCCGAGGGTCGTTGACGAACTCGTTCCGGCAGGCTTCACGCCCACTCAGGAAGAGCAGCTGAGCAGCTACGATGCAGAAAACGCGGAGAGGGCCACCGTAAAGGCAATCCCCATACTCAAGACCGGAATAGTGGTCAGGGATCCCGAAGGGGACGACCACGGCCCTGGAACCTACACCTACCCGACCGATCCAGTGTTTGTACCCGGGGCCTTCGACCTTCTCAAGTTCAAGCTGGTGGACGAAGATGACCACTGGCATATGGAGTTCTATTTCAAGAACCTCGGCGACAATCCATGGAACGGACCCAACGGCTTCAGCCTCCAGATAATCGAGGCCTACTTTGACTTCAGGGACGGAGGAAACTCTTCAGCGATCAAGATGTTCCCGGACGGGCCGGGAGCGAACGTGAACCTCGATCCCGACCACCCGTGGGATATCGCCCTCAGAATCGCCGGCTGGGACTACGGAAACCTCATAGTCCTCCCGAACGGCACATCATACCAGGGTGAAATGAAGATCTCAGCGGACCCGACGAAGAACGCAATCATGGTGGACCTTCCGAAGAGGTACATGCCGGAACCGGGCAAGTATGGACTCTACGCAGCGGTCCTCACAGGATCTCAGGACGGTTACGGGCCGGACAAGTGGAGGCCCGTGGCAGTCCAGGCCGAGCAGTGGAAAGTCGGCGGTGGGGACGTCGATGCCATTATAGCGGGAGTCGAACCAAGGGTAATGGACCTCCTCGCTCCGGAAGGGTTCACCCCGACCCAGGAGGATCAGCTCCAGAGCTACGACGCAGAAAACGGGCACAGGGCGACGGTTCTCATGATACCCCTCATCGAGGGAACGGGAGCCGGAGGAACTACCACCACTACAACCACCCAGACGACTACAACGACAACTACCACCCAGACAACCACTACAACCACCACAACTACAACGACCACCACAACAGCCCCAGCCACTACCACTACAACCACCTTCCCCGGAAGCGGAAGCGGGTCGACCACCACAACCGTATCCACCACAACAACCATCCAGCCCACAACGACGACAACTACAACCACCACAACTACGACGACAACCAGCCCACAGGGCACCACAACGACTTCGAGCAGCAAGGGCGGCGGAAGAATCTGCGGTCCAGCTGCACTCGTTGGACTGGCGATAATACCCCTCCTCATCAGGAGGAGAGAGTGA